One Papaver somniferum cultivar HN1 chromosome 10, ASM357369v1, whole genome shotgun sequence genomic window carries:
- the LOC113315603 gene encoding uncharacterized protein LOC113315603: MKDLGPLHYFLGIEATFDSKAKKMLLAQNKYSLELLKKHDMLGCKPCKTPVPQVQRVSVFDGTALSDDSSYRSLVGGLQYLTLTRPDISFDVNYVSQFLHCPTYVHLQLAKRILRYIKGSLGQGLTFSAGNCSNLQAFSDSDWAIVPILESLHLVTVSL, encoded by the coding sequence atgaaagacttaggccctttaCATTACTTCTTAGGTATTGAGGCTACATTTGATTCAAAGGCTAAGAAGATGCTATTAGCTCAGAATAAGTACTCTCTTGAACTCTTAAAGAAACATGACATGCTTGGTTGTAAACCCTGTAAAACTCCAGTTCCTCAGGTCCAAAGAGTATCAGTTTTTGATGGTACTGCTTTATCTGATGATTCTTCTTATAGAAGTTTGGTGGGTGGTCTTCAATACTTAACCCTCACAAGACCTGACATCAGCTTTGATGTCAATTATGTCAGCCAATTCTTGCATTGTCCCACATATGTTCATCTTCAGCTTGCCAAACGCATATTACGCTATATTAAAGGTTCTCTTGGTCAAGGCCTCACATTCAGTGCTGGAAACTGTTCAAATTTACAGGCTTTTAGTGACAGTGATTGGGCAATTGTCCCGATACTAGAAAGTCTACATCTGGTTACTGTGTCTTTATAG